The Osmia bicornis bicornis chromosome 9, iOsmBic2.1, whole genome shotgun sequence genome has a segment encoding these proteins:
- the LOC114875074 gene encoding protein phosphatase PP2A 55 kDa regulatory subunit isoform X3, which produces MDCAETSSNGDIQWCFSQVKGTLEDDVTEADIISCVEFNHDGDLLATGDKGGRVVIFQRDPISKNSIPRRGEYNVYSTFQSHEPEFDYLKSLEIEEKINKIRWLKRKNPAHFLLSTNDKTIKLWKVSERDKRVEGYNTKEENGTIRDPACITSLRVPTIKPMELMVEASPRRIFANAHTYHINSISVNSDQETYLSADDLRINLWHLEITDQSFNIVDIKPTNMEELTEVITAAEFHPAECNVLVYSSSKGTIRLCDMRSAALCDQHSKLFEEPEDPTNRSFFSEIISSISDVKLSNSGRYMISRDYLSVKVWDLQMETKPIECYPVHEYLRSKLCSLYENDCIFDKFECCWSGNDSAIMTGSYNNFFRVFDRSTKRDLTLEAARDIAKPKTLLKPRKVCTGGKRKKDEISVDCLDFNKKILHTAWHPSENVVAVAATNNLFLFQDKL; this is translated from the exons ATGGATTGCGCCGAAACTTCAA gcAATGGCGACATACAATGGTGTTTCTCACAAGTGAAAGGAACATTGGAAGACGATGTCACAGAAG CTGATATAATCTCATGTGTTGAATTTAACCATGATGGCGATCTTCTTGCAACAGGAGATAAAGGTGGACGGgttgttatttttcaaagagACCCCATT AGTAAAAACAGTATACCTCGGAGAGGTGAATACAATGTATACAGCACCTTCCAAAGTCATGAACCTGAATTCGATTACCTGAAATCATTagagatagaagaaaaaattaacaaaattaggtggctgaaaagaaaaaatcctGCTCATTTTTTACTTTCCACAAATGATAAAACAATCAAATTGTGGAAAGTTAGCGAACGGGATAAAAGAGTAGAAGGTTATAACACAAAGGAAGAAAATGGTACAATTCGTGATCCTGCTTGTATCACTTCCTTAAGG gTACCAACTATAAAACCAATGGAATTAATGGTAGAGGCATCCCCAAGAAGAATATTCGCCAATGCGCACACCTATCATATAAACAGTATAAGTGTCAACAGTGATCAAGAGACATACCTCAGTGCTGATGATCTTAGAATTAATCTTTGGCACCTTGAGATCACAGATCAGAGTTTTA ATATAGTAGACATTAAGCCAACTAATATGGAGGAATTAACCGAAGTTATCACTGCTGCGGAATTTCATCCAGCAGAGTGTAACGTTTTGGTATATAGTAGTAGCAAAGGAACAATTAGACTCTGTGACATGAGATCTGCTGCACTTTGTGACCAACACAGTAAACTCTTTGAAGAACCAGAAGATCCAACAAATAGAAGCTTTTTCTCTGAAATAATTTCGAGTATAAGCGACGTAAAACTTAGTAATTCAGGAAGATACATGATCAGTAGAGACTACCTCAGTGTGAAAGTGTGGGATTTACAAATGGAAACAAAACCCATTGAATGTTACCCt GTACATGAATACCTAAGATCAAAGTTATGTTCATTGTATGAGAATGATTGCATCTTTGACAAATTTGAGTGTTGTTGGAGTGGTAATGATTCTGCAATTATGACGGGttcatataataatttcttcagAGTATTCGATCGTTCAACTAAACGTGATCTCACATTGGAAGCAGCTCGTGACATTGCCAAACCAAAAACACTTCTGAAACCGCGTAAG GTCTGTACTGGTGGTAAACGtaaaaaagatgaaattaGCGTCGACTGCCTGGATTTCAATAAAAAGATATTACATACTGCTTGGCATCCATCAGAAAATGTGGTAGCTGTTGCTGCTACGAATAATCTCTTCCTATTCCAAGACAAACTCTAG
- the LOC114875074 gene encoding protein phosphatase PP2A 55 kDa regulatory subunit isoform X2, with translation MKSPSNIMRQSSLTKLGSMINTAVNKRVGNGDIQWCFSQVKGTLEDDVTEADIISCVEFNHDGDLLATGDKGGRVVIFQRDPISKNSIPRRGEYNVYSTFQSHEPEFDYLKSLEIEEKINKIRWLKRKNPAHFLLSTNDKTIKLWKVSERDKRVEGYNTKEENGTIRDPACITSLRVPTIKPMELMVEASPRRIFANAHTYHINSISVNSDQETYLSADDLRINLWHLEITDQSFNIVDIKPTNMEELTEVITAAEFHPAECNVLVYSSSKGTIRLCDMRSAALCDQHSKLFEEPEDPTNRSFFSEIISSISDVKLSNSGRYMISRDYLSVKVWDLQMETKPIECYPVHEYLRSKLCSLYENDCIFDKFECCWSGNDSAIMTGSYNNFFRVFDRSTKRDLTLEAARDIAKPKTLLKPRKVCTGGKRKKDEISVDCLDFNKKILHTAWHPSENVVAVAATNNLFLFQDKL, from the exons ATGAAGAGCCCCTCCAACATCATGAGGCAGTCTAGCCTCACCAAGCTTGGTTCCATGATCAATACCGCTGTGAACAAGAGAGTCG gcAATGGCGACATACAATGGTGTTTCTCACAAGTGAAAGGAACATTGGAAGACGATGTCACAGAAG CTGATATAATCTCATGTGTTGAATTTAACCATGATGGCGATCTTCTTGCAACAGGAGATAAAGGTGGACGGgttgttatttttcaaagagACCCCATT AGTAAAAACAGTATACCTCGGAGAGGTGAATACAATGTATACAGCACCTTCCAAAGTCATGAACCTGAATTCGATTACCTGAAATCATTagagatagaagaaaaaattaacaaaattaggtggctgaaaagaaaaaatcctGCTCATTTTTTACTTTCCACAAATGATAAAACAATCAAATTGTGGAAAGTTAGCGAACGGGATAAAAGAGTAGAAGGTTATAACACAAAGGAAGAAAATGGTACAATTCGTGATCCTGCTTGTATCACTTCCTTAAGG gTACCAACTATAAAACCAATGGAATTAATGGTAGAGGCATCCCCAAGAAGAATATTCGCCAATGCGCACACCTATCATATAAACAGTATAAGTGTCAACAGTGATCAAGAGACATACCTCAGTGCTGATGATCTTAGAATTAATCTTTGGCACCTTGAGATCACAGATCAGAGTTTTA ATATAGTAGACATTAAGCCAACTAATATGGAGGAATTAACCGAAGTTATCACTGCTGCGGAATTTCATCCAGCAGAGTGTAACGTTTTGGTATATAGTAGTAGCAAAGGAACAATTAGACTCTGTGACATGAGATCTGCTGCACTTTGTGACCAACACAGTAAACTCTTTGAAGAACCAGAAGATCCAACAAATAGAAGCTTTTTCTCTGAAATAATTTCGAGTATAAGCGACGTAAAACTTAGTAATTCAGGAAGATACATGATCAGTAGAGACTACCTCAGTGTGAAAGTGTGGGATTTACAAATGGAAACAAAACCCATTGAATGTTACCCt GTACATGAATACCTAAGATCAAAGTTATGTTCATTGTATGAGAATGATTGCATCTTTGACAAATTTGAGTGTTGTTGGAGTGGTAATGATTCTGCAATTATGACGGGttcatataataatttcttcagAGTATTCGATCGTTCAACTAAACGTGATCTCACATTGGAAGCAGCTCGTGACATTGCCAAACCAAAAACACTTCTGAAACCGCGTAAG GTCTGTACTGGTGGTAAACGtaaaaaagatgaaattaGCGTCGACTGCCTGGATTTCAATAAAAAGATATTACATACTGCTTGGCATCCATCAGAAAATGTGGTAGCTGTTGCTGCTACGAATAATCTCTTCCTATTCCAAGACAAACTCTAG
- the LOC114875074 gene encoding serine/threonine-protein phosphatase 2A 55 kDa regulatory subunit B alpha isoform isoform X1, with amino-acid sequence MNSRSRTKIRRHSIDLDRSFICETNTNTEKSAIEKSYDHYLRNGDIQWCFSQVKGTLEDDVTEADIISCVEFNHDGDLLATGDKGGRVVIFQRDPISKNSIPRRGEYNVYSTFQSHEPEFDYLKSLEIEEKINKIRWLKRKNPAHFLLSTNDKTIKLWKVSERDKRVEGYNTKEENGTIRDPACITSLRVPTIKPMELMVEASPRRIFANAHTYHINSISVNSDQETYLSADDLRINLWHLEITDQSFNIVDIKPTNMEELTEVITAAEFHPAECNVLVYSSSKGTIRLCDMRSAALCDQHSKLFEEPEDPTNRSFFSEIISSISDVKLSNSGRYMISRDYLSVKVWDLQMETKPIECYPVHEYLRSKLCSLYENDCIFDKFECCWSGNDSAIMTGSYNNFFRVFDRSTKRDLTLEAARDIAKPKTLLKPRKVCTGGKRKKDEISVDCLDFNKKILHTAWHPSENVVAVAATNNLFLFQDKL; translated from the exons ATGAATTCCCGAAGCCGAACCAAGATCAGGAGGCACTCCATCGATTTGGACAGGAGTTTCATTTGTGAAACGAACACGAACACTGAGAAAAGCGCGATCGAGAAAAGCTACGATCATTATCTTC gcAATGGCGACATACAATGGTGTTTCTCACAAGTGAAAGGAACATTGGAAGACGATGTCACAGAAG CTGATATAATCTCATGTGTTGAATTTAACCATGATGGCGATCTTCTTGCAACAGGAGATAAAGGTGGACGGgttgttatttttcaaagagACCCCATT AGTAAAAACAGTATACCTCGGAGAGGTGAATACAATGTATACAGCACCTTCCAAAGTCATGAACCTGAATTCGATTACCTGAAATCATTagagatagaagaaaaaattaacaaaattaggtggctgaaaagaaaaaatcctGCTCATTTTTTACTTTCCACAAATGATAAAACAATCAAATTGTGGAAAGTTAGCGAACGGGATAAAAGAGTAGAAGGTTATAACACAAAGGAAGAAAATGGTACAATTCGTGATCCTGCTTGTATCACTTCCTTAAGG gTACCAACTATAAAACCAATGGAATTAATGGTAGAGGCATCCCCAAGAAGAATATTCGCCAATGCGCACACCTATCATATAAACAGTATAAGTGTCAACAGTGATCAAGAGACATACCTCAGTGCTGATGATCTTAGAATTAATCTTTGGCACCTTGAGATCACAGATCAGAGTTTTA ATATAGTAGACATTAAGCCAACTAATATGGAGGAATTAACCGAAGTTATCACTGCTGCGGAATTTCATCCAGCAGAGTGTAACGTTTTGGTATATAGTAGTAGCAAAGGAACAATTAGACTCTGTGACATGAGATCTGCTGCACTTTGTGACCAACACAGTAAACTCTTTGAAGAACCAGAAGATCCAACAAATAGAAGCTTTTTCTCTGAAATAATTTCGAGTATAAGCGACGTAAAACTTAGTAATTCAGGAAGATACATGATCAGTAGAGACTACCTCAGTGTGAAAGTGTGGGATTTACAAATGGAAACAAAACCCATTGAATGTTACCCt GTACATGAATACCTAAGATCAAAGTTATGTTCATTGTATGAGAATGATTGCATCTTTGACAAATTTGAGTGTTGTTGGAGTGGTAATGATTCTGCAATTATGACGGGttcatataataatttcttcagAGTATTCGATCGTTCAACTAAACGTGATCTCACATTGGAAGCAGCTCGTGACATTGCCAAACCAAAAACACTTCTGAAACCGCGTAAG GTCTGTACTGGTGGTAAACGtaaaaaagatgaaattaGCGTCGACTGCCTGGATTTCAATAAAAAGATATTACATACTGCTTGGCATCCATCAGAAAATGTGGTAGCTGTTGCTGCTACGAATAATCTCTTCCTATTCCAAGACAAACTCTAG
- the LOC114875074 gene encoding protein phosphatase PP2A 55 kDa regulatory subunit isoform X4 — MAGNGDIQWCFSQVKGTLEDDVTEADIISCVEFNHDGDLLATGDKGGRVVIFQRDPISKNSIPRRGEYNVYSTFQSHEPEFDYLKSLEIEEKINKIRWLKRKNPAHFLLSTNDKTIKLWKVSERDKRVEGYNTKEENGTIRDPACITSLRVPTIKPMELMVEASPRRIFANAHTYHINSISVNSDQETYLSADDLRINLWHLEITDQSFNIVDIKPTNMEELTEVITAAEFHPAECNVLVYSSSKGTIRLCDMRSAALCDQHSKLFEEPEDPTNRSFFSEIISSISDVKLSNSGRYMISRDYLSVKVWDLQMETKPIECYPVHEYLRSKLCSLYENDCIFDKFECCWSGNDSAIMTGSYNNFFRVFDRSTKRDLTLEAARDIAKPKTLLKPRKVCTGGKRKKDEISVDCLDFNKKILHTAWHPSENVVAVAATNNLFLFQDKL, encoded by the exons ATGGCCG gcAATGGCGACATACAATGGTGTTTCTCACAAGTGAAAGGAACATTGGAAGACGATGTCACAGAAG CTGATATAATCTCATGTGTTGAATTTAACCATGATGGCGATCTTCTTGCAACAGGAGATAAAGGTGGACGGgttgttatttttcaaagagACCCCATT AGTAAAAACAGTATACCTCGGAGAGGTGAATACAATGTATACAGCACCTTCCAAAGTCATGAACCTGAATTCGATTACCTGAAATCATTagagatagaagaaaaaattaacaaaattaggtggctgaaaagaaaaaatcctGCTCATTTTTTACTTTCCACAAATGATAAAACAATCAAATTGTGGAAAGTTAGCGAACGGGATAAAAGAGTAGAAGGTTATAACACAAAGGAAGAAAATGGTACAATTCGTGATCCTGCTTGTATCACTTCCTTAAGG gTACCAACTATAAAACCAATGGAATTAATGGTAGAGGCATCCCCAAGAAGAATATTCGCCAATGCGCACACCTATCATATAAACAGTATAAGTGTCAACAGTGATCAAGAGACATACCTCAGTGCTGATGATCTTAGAATTAATCTTTGGCACCTTGAGATCACAGATCAGAGTTTTA ATATAGTAGACATTAAGCCAACTAATATGGAGGAATTAACCGAAGTTATCACTGCTGCGGAATTTCATCCAGCAGAGTGTAACGTTTTGGTATATAGTAGTAGCAAAGGAACAATTAGACTCTGTGACATGAGATCTGCTGCACTTTGTGACCAACACAGTAAACTCTTTGAAGAACCAGAAGATCCAACAAATAGAAGCTTTTTCTCTGAAATAATTTCGAGTATAAGCGACGTAAAACTTAGTAATTCAGGAAGATACATGATCAGTAGAGACTACCTCAGTGTGAAAGTGTGGGATTTACAAATGGAAACAAAACCCATTGAATGTTACCCt GTACATGAATACCTAAGATCAAAGTTATGTTCATTGTATGAGAATGATTGCATCTTTGACAAATTTGAGTGTTGTTGGAGTGGTAATGATTCTGCAATTATGACGGGttcatataataatttcttcagAGTATTCGATCGTTCAACTAAACGTGATCTCACATTGGAAGCAGCTCGTGACATTGCCAAACCAAAAACACTTCTGAAACCGCGTAAG GTCTGTACTGGTGGTAAACGtaaaaaagatgaaattaGCGTCGACTGCCTGGATTTCAATAAAAAGATATTACATACTGCTTGGCATCCATCAGAAAATGTGGTAGCTGTTGCTGCTACGAATAATCTCTTCCTATTCCAAGACAAACTCTAG